The proteins below come from a single Streptomyces sp. SCSIO 75703 genomic window:
- a CDS encoding acyl-CoA dehydrogenase family protein, whose product MVSTPSSPSAPRPPFDPADPLGLDDLLGPEDLAVRDTVRGWAADRVLPHIAGWYERGELPVIRELARELGALGALGMSLEGYGCAGASAVQYGLACAELEAADSGIRSLVSVQGSLAMYAVHRYGSEEQKREWLPRMAAGEVIGCFGLTEPDHGSDPAAMRTRARRDGADWVLDGRKMWITNGSVAGVAVVWARTDEGIRGFLVPAGTPGFSAPEIRHKWSLRASVTSELVLDGVRLPADAVLPEAEGLRAPLGCLGHARYGIVWGAMGAARSCFETAVEYATTREQFGRPIGGFQLTQAKLADMAVELHKGLLLAHHLGRRMDAGRLRPEQISFGKLNNVREAIDICRTSRTILGANGISLEYPVMRHATNLESVLTYEGTVEMHQLVLGKALTGLDAFR is encoded by the coding sequence ATGGTCTCGACCCCGTCGTCCCCGTCCGCCCCGCGGCCCCCGTTCGACCCCGCCGACCCGCTCGGCCTCGACGACCTGCTCGGCCCCGAGGACCTGGCGGTCCGCGACACCGTGCGTGGCTGGGCCGCCGACCGCGTGCTCCCGCACATCGCCGGCTGGTACGAGCGCGGCGAACTGCCCGTCATCCGGGAACTCGCCCGCGAGCTCGGGGCCCTGGGCGCCCTCGGCATGTCCCTGGAGGGCTACGGTTGCGCCGGTGCGAGCGCCGTGCAGTACGGGCTGGCCTGCGCCGAACTGGAGGCCGCCGACTCGGGCATCCGCTCCCTCGTCTCCGTGCAGGGCTCCCTCGCCATGTACGCCGTCCACCGCTACGGCAGCGAGGAGCAGAAGCGGGAGTGGCTGCCGCGGATGGCCGCCGGCGAGGTCATCGGCTGCTTCGGGCTGACCGAGCCCGACCACGGCTCCGACCCCGCGGCCATGCGCACCCGCGCCCGGCGCGACGGCGCGGACTGGGTCCTCGACGGCCGCAAGATGTGGATCACCAACGGGTCCGTCGCCGGGGTCGCCGTGGTGTGGGCCCGGACCGACGAGGGCATCCGCGGTTTCCTCGTCCCCGCGGGCACGCCCGGCTTCTCCGCCCCCGAGATCCGGCACAAGTGGTCGCTGCGCGCCAGCGTCACCAGCGAACTGGTCCTCGACGGCGTCCGGCTGCCCGCCGACGCCGTCCTGCCGGAGGCCGAGGGGCTGCGCGCGCCGCTGGGCTGTCTCGGGCACGCCCGCTACGGCATCGTCTGGGGCGCCATGGGCGCCGCCCGCTCCTGCTTCGAGACCGCCGTGGAGTACGCGACCACGCGCGAGCAGTTCGGCCGGCCCATCGGAGGCTTCCAGCTCACCCAGGCCAAGCTGGCCGACATGGCGGTCGAACTGCACAAGGGGCTGCTGCTCGCCCACCACCTCGGGCGGCGCATGGACGCCGGCCGGCTCCGCCCGGAGCAGATCAGCTTCGGCAAGCTCAACAACGTGCGCGAGGCCATCGACATCTGCCGCACGTCGCGCACGATCCTCGGTGCCAACGGGATCTCCCTCGAATACCCCGTGATGCGGCACGCGACCAACCTGGAGTCGGTGCTGACCTACGAGGGCACCGTCGAGATGCACCAACTGGTGCTGGGCAAGGCGCTCACCGGACTCGACGCCTTCCGGTAG
- a CDS encoding membrane protein: MSHTIGPGHRSFLGGVRDAVTPRATLLVLGVVALQLLFIASYVGALHDPKPKDVPFGVVVPAPAAERTVARLDGLPGSPLDARAVADEATARRQITDRKIDGALITDPAGRTDTLLVASGGGTVLATTLKGIVTDLEASEGRTVRTVDVAPASPDDFNGLSSFYLVVGWCVGGYLCASILAISSGARPSDPARAAIRLIVMALVSALGGLGGTLIVGPVLGALPGGVAALWGLGTLITFAVGAATLALQGVFGIVGIGLAILLVVIAGNPSAGGAFPLPLLPPFWKAIGPALPPGAGTWSARSIAYFDGHAMTAPLLVLGAWALGGIVVTMAASAQRGRRGRKAPLPAL, translated from the coding sequence ATGTCGCACACCATCGGTCCCGGGCACCGTTCCTTCCTCGGCGGGGTGAGGGACGCCGTCACCCCGCGCGCCACGCTGCTGGTCCTCGGCGTGGTCGCGCTCCAGCTCCTCTTCATCGCCTCCTACGTGGGGGCGCTGCACGACCCGAAACCGAAGGACGTGCCCTTCGGGGTGGTCGTGCCCGCTCCCGCCGCCGAACGGACGGTGGCCCGGCTGGACGGGCTGCCCGGCTCCCCGCTGGACGCGCGCGCGGTGGCCGACGAGGCGACCGCCCGGCGGCAGATCACCGACCGGAAGATCGACGGCGCCCTGATCACCGACCCGGCAGGCCGCACCGACACCCTGCTGGTGGCCTCCGGCGGCGGCACCGTCCTCGCCACCACCCTGAAGGGCATCGTCACCGACCTGGAGGCGTCCGAGGGCCGCACCGTGCGGACCGTCGACGTGGCCCCCGCCTCGCCCGACGACTTCAACGGGCTGTCGTCCTTCTACCTGGTCGTGGGCTGGTGCGTCGGCGGCTACCTGTGCGCCTCGATCCTGGCGATCAGCTCCGGCGCCCGGCCCTCCGACCCGGCCCGCGCCGCGATCCGGCTGATCGTGATGGCGCTGGTGTCGGCGCTCGGCGGGCTCGGCGGCACGCTGATCGTCGGACCGGTCCTGGGCGCCCTGCCCGGCGGCGTGGCGGCGCTGTGGGGGCTCGGCACGCTGATCACCTTCGCCGTCGGGGCCGCCACGCTCGCGCTCCAGGGTGTCTTCGGGATCGTCGGCATCGGGCTGGCGATCCTGCTCGTGGTGATCGCGGGCAACCCCAGCGCGGGCGGTGCCTTCCCGCTGCCGCTGCTGCCGCCCTTCTGGAAGGCGATCGGCCCGGCGCTGCCACCGGGCGCGGGCACGTGGTCGGCACGGTCGATCGCGTACTTCGACGGGCACGCCATGACCGCCCCGCTGCTGGTGCTGGGCGCCTGGGCGCTCGGGGGGATCGTCGTCACCATGGCGGCGTCGGCGCAGCGCGGCCGGCGCGGCCGGAAGGCGCCCCTCCCGGCGCTCTGA
- a CDS encoding MFS transporter, producing the protein MSGTTTAAAALRRRAAGAGANRWVVLVVLCASLLLVALDATVLHVAVPAVTEDLRPGPIELLWIVDVYPLVCASLLILFGTLGDRVGRRRILLLGYALFGVASALAALAGDGHVLIAARALLGVGGAMIMPATLSILRQVFPDRRERALAIGVWSAVAAVGAAIGPLLGGFLLEHFWWGSVFLVNIPLMLVSLPVGWLLLPESTGDRDGPWDVLGALMAAAGLFGVVLGVKRLGGTEPTLSLLTLVPPLAGAALLAAFARRQRRRRHPLVDLRMFRRAAFSTSVGCIVLAMLALVGLELIAAQYLQLVLGLSPLQTGLRLLPLTFAAMAAGLAGARMLRRFGPRRMVSAGFCLTAGAVLLLTAMGRADNVVLLLCGFVLLGFGLETTLFGAYESMLSEAPPAQAGGAAAIGETSYQLGAGIGIALLGSVMNAAYAPGLRGGVPGVPRSASDAAGHSLGEAYQEAGRLREPAAGALRRAAADAFVHGLHVTLLVSAVLLLLGALMALRLPRAMQCETVAVPAPRDARETPRVPV; encoded by the coding sequence ATGTCCGGGACGACCACGGCTGCCGCCGCGCTGCGCCGCCGGGCGGCCGGGGCCGGCGCCAACCGCTGGGTGGTCCTCGTCGTCCTCTGCGCCAGCCTGCTGCTCGTCGCCCTCGACGCCACCGTCCTGCACGTGGCGGTGCCCGCCGTCACCGAGGATCTCCGGCCCGGTCCGATCGAACTGCTCTGGATCGTCGACGTCTACCCGCTCGTCTGCGCCTCGCTGCTGATCCTCTTCGGCACGCTCGGCGACCGGGTGGGCCGCCGGCGGATTCTGCTGCTCGGCTACGCCCTGTTCGGTGTCGCCTCCGCCCTGGCGGCCCTGGCCGGCGACGGACACGTCCTGATCGCGGCCCGCGCGCTGCTCGGCGTCGGCGGCGCCATGATCATGCCGGCGACGCTGTCGATCCTGCGCCAGGTCTTCCCCGACCGGCGGGAGCGGGCGCTGGCGATCGGCGTCTGGAGCGCGGTGGCCGCGGTCGGCGCGGCCATCGGACCGCTGCTCGGCGGGTTCCTGCTGGAGCACTTCTGGTGGGGCTCGGTCTTCCTGGTCAACATCCCGCTGATGCTGGTCAGCCTGCCGGTGGGATGGCTGCTGCTGCCCGAGTCGACCGGAGACCGCGACGGTCCCTGGGACGTGCTCGGCGCCCTGATGGCGGCGGCCGGGCTCTTCGGCGTCGTCCTCGGCGTGAAGCGGCTCGGCGGCACGGAGCCGACGCTGAGCCTGCTCACCCTGGTCCCCCCGCTGGCCGGCGCCGCCCTGCTGGCCGCCTTCGCCCGGCGCCAGCGGCGCCGCCGGCACCCCCTGGTCGACCTGCGCATGTTCCGCAGGGCGGCGTTCAGCACCTCGGTCGGCTGCATCGTGCTCGCCATGCTGGCCCTGGTCGGCCTGGAGCTGATCGCGGCCCAGTACCTCCAACTGGTGCTCGGTCTCTCCCCGCTGCAGACCGGGCTGCGGCTGCTCCCGCTGACCTTCGCCGCGATGGCCGCCGGACTGGCCGGGGCGCGGATGCTGCGCCGCTTCGGCCCGCGCCGGATGGTCTCCGCCGGCTTCTGCCTCACCGCCGGCGCGGTGCTGCTGCTGACCGCGATGGGCCGGGCCGACAACGTGGTGCTGCTGCTGTGCGGCTTCGTCCTGCTCGGCTTCGGCCTGGAGACCACGCTGTTCGGCGCCTACGAGTCGATGCTGAGCGAGGCGCCCCCCGCGCAGGCAGGCGGGGCCGCCGCCATCGGCGAGACCTCCTACCAGCTCGGCGCCGGCATCGGCATCGCGCTCCTGGGCAGCGTGATGAACGCGGCCTACGCCCCCGGTCTGCGCGGCGGCGTGCCCGGGGTGCCGCGCTCCGCCTCCGACGCGGCCGGGCACTCGCTGGGCGAGGCGTACCAGGAGGCCGGAAGGCTGCGGGAGCCGGCGGCGGGCGCCCTGCGGCGGGCCGCGGCCGACGCCTTCGTCCACGGACTGCACGTGACCCTGCTGGTCAGCGCGGTCCTGCTGCTGCTCGGCGCGCTGATGGCGCTGCGGCTGCCGCGGGCCATGCAGTGCGAGACCGTCGCCGTGCCCGCCCCGCGCGACGCGCGGGAGACGCCCCGCGTCCCGGTGTGA
- a CDS encoding DUF1684 domain-containing protein encodes MTTDPAEEWRRWHERRVAAVSAPYGPLALTATHWLADHPEGRLPAIPGHWTEDGGAVLLTAARDEGLTVDGRPLDGTARLAPDPGPASAARVAYGDRHLVVLDREGALGVRDFDPSAESRRAFGGIVATPWDPRWSVPGRFTPYGAGRRSVRVPNADGRERGLGLSGELAFTLDGRERALQADVEEDGSLWAVFADATSGNSSYRFRFLRPSAPDAQGRTVVDFNRALLPPCAFADHFVCPFPPPGNTLDAAVEAGERTPR; translated from the coding sequence ATGACGACGGACCCGGCGGAGGAGTGGCGGCGCTGGCACGAGCGGCGCGTGGCGGCGGTGTCGGCGCCCTACGGACCGCTTGCGCTGACGGCCACGCACTGGCTGGCGGACCATCCGGAGGGGCGACTTCCGGCCATCCCGGGGCACTGGACCGAAGACGGCGGCGCCGTGCTGCTGACGGCCGCCCGGGACGAGGGGCTGACCGTGGACGGGCGGCCCCTCGACGGCACCGCCCGGCTCGCCCCCGACCCCGGTCCGGCGAGCGCGGCCCGGGTGGCCTACGGCGACCGGCACTTGGTGGTCCTGGACCGCGAAGGCGCCCTGGGGGTAAGGGACTTCGACCCCTCGGCCGAGTCACGGCGGGCCTTCGGCGGCATCGTCGCCACGCCCTGGGACCCGCGCTGGTCGGTGCCCGGGCGCTTCACGCCGTACGGTGCCGGGCGGCGCAGTGTGCGGGTGCCGAACGCGGACGGCCGCGAGCGCGGGCTCGGCCTCTCCGGAGAGCTGGCCTTCACCCTGGACGGGCGGGAGCGCGCCCTCCAGGCGGACGTGGAGGAGGACGGTTCGCTGTGGGCGGTCTTCGCCGACGCCACCAGCGGGAACAGTAGTTACCGCTTCCGCTTCCTGCGGCCCTCCGCGCCGGACGCCCAGGGCCGTACGGTGGTCGACTTCAACCGCGCGCTGCTGCCGCCGTGCGCCTTCGCCGATCACTTCGTGTGCCCCTTCCCGCCGCCGGGGAACACCCTGGACGCCGCGGTCGAGGCGGGGGAGCGGACGCCGCGCTGA
- a CDS encoding DUF5685 family protein, which translates to MFGIVRPCRHRLGAGLARQWTAHLCGLCLALRKDHGQFARIVTNYDGLLVSVLTEAQSAPGGAGTGRRTAGPCPLRGMRTASVARGEGARLAAAVSLVLASAKLRDHVADGDGLLARRPVALAARRVAAGWDAAGARGGGAVGFDTAVLLDAVGRQTGLEALAGPGTPLLTVTEPTETATAAAFAHTAVLAGRPGNAGPLAEAGRLFGRLAHLLDAVEDREADAAAGAWNPLTATGTPLIEARRLADDAVRGVRLALAEAEFTDGRLVHRLLVHELRTSVDRAFGTSACAHGGHPYAPPGGPGAPMPPEPPERRRGLLAGCAVWVGLACTCQMCCGTYEDPWTGQRKDAQCADCDCSGCCECCDCCGKCSGEDGCGDGCCCDGCGCDC; encoded by the coding sequence GTGTTCGGAATCGTCAGACCCTGCCGGCACCGGCTCGGGGCGGGACTCGCGCGTCAGTGGACGGCCCATCTGTGCGGGCTCTGCCTCGCCCTGCGCAAGGACCACGGGCAGTTCGCCCGCATCGTCACCAATTATGACGGCCTGCTGGTCTCGGTGTTGACGGAGGCTCAGTCCGCGCCCGGCGGCGCGGGCACCGGCCGGCGCACGGCGGGGCCCTGCCCGCTGCGCGGGATGCGTACCGCCTCCGTCGCCCGGGGGGAAGGGGCCCGGCTCGCCGCTGCCGTCTCCCTGGTGCTCGCCTCGGCCAAGCTGCGCGACCACGTCGCCGACGGGGACGGGCTGCTCGCCCGCCGGCCGGTGGCGCTCGCCGCCCGCCGTGTCGCCGCCGGCTGGGACGCGGCCGGCGCCCGCGGCGGCGGGGCCGTCGGGTTCGACACCGCGGTCCTGCTCGACGCCGTCGGCCGGCAGACGGGACTGGAGGCACTCGCCGGGCCCGGCACGCCCCTGCTCACCGTGACCGAACCGACCGAGACGGCCACCGCGGCGGCCTTCGCGCACACCGCGGTCCTCGCCGGCCGGCCCGGCAACGCCGGACCGCTCGCCGAGGCGGGGCGCCTGTTCGGACGGCTGGCCCATCTCCTGGACGCCGTCGAGGACCGGGAGGCCGACGCCGCCGCGGGCGCCTGGAACCCGCTCACCGCCACGGGCACCCCGCTCATCGAGGCCCGGCGGCTCGCCGACGACGCCGTGCGCGGGGTGCGGCTCGCCCTGGCCGAGGCCGAGTTCACCGACGGGCGGCTGGTGCACCGGCTGCTCGTCCACGAGTTGCGCACCTCCGTCGACCGGGCCTTCGGCACCTCGGCCTGCGCCCACGGGGGCCACCCGTACGCGCCGCCCGGCGGGCCCGGTGCGCCGATGCCCCCCGAGCCGCCGGAGCGGCGGCGCGGGCTCCTCGCGGGGTGCGCGGTGTGGGTGGGGCTGGCCTGCACCTGCCAGATGTGCTGCGGCACCTACGAGGACCCGTGGACCGGGCAGCGCAAGGACGCGCAGTGCGCCGACTGCGACTGCTCCGGCTGTTGTGAGTGCTGCGACTGCTGCGGGAAGTGCTCCGGCGAGGACGGGTGTGGCGACGGCTGCTGCTGTGACGGCTGCGGCTGCGACTGCTGA
- a CDS encoding cell division protein SepF, with amino-acid sequence MGSVRKASAWLGLVDDNEDERYYDDDYSEENDSGDAWVTDPRVRVAADTAEERGRRIGTVTPDSFRDARAIGEMFRDGVPVIINLTAMEAGDAKRVVDFAAGLIFGLRGSIERVSTRVFLLSPADTEVISGEPAARRSDGFFNQS; translated from the coding sequence ATGGGATCGGTACGCAAGGCGAGTGCGTGGCTCGGCCTCGTCGACGACAACGAAGACGAGCGCTACTACGACGACGACTACTCCGAGGAAAACGACTCCGGCGACGCCTGGGTCACGGACCCCCGCGTGCGGGTGGCCGCGGACACGGCCGAGGAGCGCGGGCGCCGCATCGGCACGGTGACCCCGGACAGCTTCCGGGACGCGCGGGCCATCGGCGAGATGTTCCGCGACGGCGTCCCGGTCATCATCAACCTGACGGCGATGGAGGCCGGTGACGCCAAGCGGGTCGTCGACTTCGCGGCCGGGCTCATCTTCGGCCTGCGCGGTTCGATCGAGCGGGTCTCGACCCGGGTGTTCCTGCTCAGCCCGGCCGACACCGAGGTCATCAGCGGGGAGCCGGCCGCGCGCCGCTCGGACGGTTTCTTCAACCAGAGCTGA
- a CDS encoding S1 family peptidase, protein MKHRRISRRRVATVGAGITALIAAGVTFQTANASESATTAAPETLSVTAAGKLASTLAGDLGADAAGTYYDAQAKTLVVNVLDEAAAQTVEAAGAKARIVENSLAELRTARTALTRDATIPGTSWVTDPTTNKVVVTADRTVSDADWAKLTEVVDGLGGTAELQRTKGEYKPLIAGGDAITGGGGRCSLGFNVTKGGEPYFLTAGHCTESISSWSDSSGTVIGTNADSSFPGNDYGLVKYTADVAHPSEVNLYNGSAQNITGAAEATVGMSVTRSGSTTQVHSGTVTGLDATVNYGNGDIVNGLIQTNVCAEPGDSGGSLFSGSSAVGLTSGGSGDCTSGGTTFFQPVTDALSATGTQIG, encoded by the coding sequence TTGAAGCACCGACGCATATCCAGGCGACGGGTCGCCACGGTGGGTGCGGGCATCACCGCACTGATCGCGGCGGGAGTCACCTTCCAGACTGCGAACGCCAGCGAGTCCGCGACGACCGCCGCACCCGAGACCCTGTCGGTCACGGCGGCCGGAAAGCTCGCCTCCACGCTGGCCGGCGACCTCGGCGCCGACGCGGCGGGTACGTACTACGACGCGCAGGCCAAGACCCTCGTGGTCAACGTGCTCGACGAGGCCGCCGCGCAGACCGTCGAGGCGGCGGGCGCCAAGGCCAGAATCGTCGAGAACTCCCTCGCCGAGCTGCGCACCGCGCGCACCGCCCTGACGCGGGACGCGACCATCCCGGGCACCTCCTGGGTGACCGACCCGACCACCAACAAGGTCGTCGTCACCGCCGACCGCACGGTCTCCGACGCCGACTGGGCGAAGCTGACCGAGGTGGTCGACGGGCTCGGCGGCACCGCCGAACTCCAGCGCACGAAGGGGGAGTACAAGCCCCTCATCGCGGGCGGCGACGCCATCACCGGAGGCGGCGGGCGCTGCTCGCTCGGCTTCAACGTGACCAAGGGCGGGGAGCCGTACTTCCTCACCGCCGGTCACTGCACCGAGTCGATCTCCAGTTGGTCGGACTCGTCCGGCACCGTGATCGGCACCAACGCCGACTCCAGCTTCCCGGGCAACGACTACGGCCTCGTCAAGTACACGGCCGACGTGGCCCACCCGAGCGAGGTGAACCTCTACAACGGCTCCGCCCAGAACATCACGGGCGCGGCCGAGGCCACCGTCGGCATGTCGGTGACCCGCAGCGGTTCCACCACGCAGGTCCACTCGGGCACGGTCACCGGTCTGGACGCCACCGTGAACTACGGCAACGGCGACATCGTCAACGGGCTCATCCAGACCAACGTCTGCGCCGAGCCCGGCGACAGCGGCGGCTCCCTCTTCTCGGGCAGCAGCGCGGTCGGCCTGACCTCCGGCGGCAGCGGTGACTGCACCTCGGGCGGGACGACCTTCTTCCAGCCGGTGACGGACGCCCTGTCGGCCACCGGTACGCAGATCGGCTGA
- a CDS encoding S1 family peptidase, giving the protein MRIKRTTPRSGVARRTRLIAVAAGLAAAAAFAVPSANASDAPATFSASQLKSVDASVLKADVPGTAWAVDSETGRVVVTADSTVTEAQIAQIKKQAGANAGALTVKRTPGKFSKLIEGGDAIYASSWRCSLGFNVRSSSGAEYFLTAGHCTDGAGTWWANSAKSTVLGTTAGSSFPGNDYGIVRYTNSSISKPGTANGVDITRAATPSVGTTVIRDGSTTGTHSGRVTALNATVNYGGGDIVSGLIQTTVCAEPGDSGGPLYGSNGVAYGLTSGGSGNCSSGGTTFFQPVTEALSAYGVNVY; this is encoded by the coding sequence GTGAGGATCAAGCGCACCACCCCCCGCAGCGGTGTCGCGAGACGGACCCGGCTGATCGCCGTCGCCGCCGGCCTCGCGGCCGCCGCAGCGTTCGCGGTCCCCAGCGCGAACGCGTCCGACGCCCCCGCCACCTTCAGCGCCTCCCAGCTCAAGAGTGTCGACGCCTCGGTGCTCAAGGCCGACGTCCCGGGCACCGCCTGGGCCGTCGACAGCGAGACCGGCCGTGTCGTCGTCACCGCCGACAGCACGGTCACCGAGGCCCAGATCGCGCAGATCAAGAAGCAGGCCGGCGCGAACGCCGGCGCGCTCACGGTCAAGCGCACCCCGGGCAAGTTCAGCAAGCTGATCGAGGGCGGCGACGCCATCTACGCGAGCAGCTGGCGCTGTTCCCTCGGCTTCAACGTCCGCAGCAGCAGCGGCGCCGAGTACTTCCTGACCGCCGGTCACTGCACCGACGGCGCCGGCACCTGGTGGGCCAACTCCGCCAAGTCCACCGTCCTCGGCACGACGGCCGGCTCCAGCTTCCCGGGCAACGACTACGGCATCGTCCGGTACACCAACAGCTCCATCAGCAAGCCGGGCACCGCCAACGGGGTGGACATCACCAGGGCGGCCACGCCGAGCGTGGGCACCACGGTCATCCGCGACGGTTCCACCACCGGCACTCACAGCGGCCGGGTCACCGCGCTGAACGCCACGGTCAACTACGGCGGCGGCGACATCGTCTCGGGTCTGATCCAGACCACCGTCTGCGCCGAGCCCGGCGACTCCGGCGGCCCGCTCTACGGCAGCAACGGTGTCGCCTACGGTCTGACCTCCGGCGGCAGCGGCAACTGCTCCTCCGGCGGCACGACCTTCTTCCAGCCGGTCACCGAGGCGCTCAGCGCCTACGGGGTCAACGTCTACTAG
- a CDS encoding phosphatase PAP2 family protein, protein MRTERNLARLDRVFTRLDREPERPAHLVVPEMSRHRIALFAGTLAFYVAIVWAVLITSWLVRLDWQVMFFRPYQQWPDIHAFVDYYVVLGQRGPTAVMVAAWLGWRSWRQHTLRPLLALGVSLLLLNVTVGAAKIGMGRLGPHYATTIGANEMWLGGDIFPSGHTANAVVTWGILAYLASTPRARRWLSALSAVTSLGVGMSTVYLGTHWLSDVLLGWAAGLLILLALPWFEPLIARAETWLLGRRDRLRDRLRDRRGRRARARRPATTPVLITPVPGREEPPAREPVAAPRTRAPAYLAPGPHSVRADRTPVTPAGSRRPPHADRAPRSTAPAARPISGG, encoded by the coding sequence GTGCGTACCGAACGGAACCTCGCCCGTCTGGACCGGGTGTTCACGAGACTCGACCGGGAGCCGGAACGGCCGGCCCACCTGGTTGTGCCGGAGATGAGCCGGCACAGGATCGCGCTGTTCGCCGGGACCCTCGCGTTCTACGTGGCGATCGTCTGGGCGGTGCTCATCACTTCCTGGCTGGTCCGGCTCGACTGGCAGGTCATGTTCTTCCGGCCCTACCAGCAGTGGCCGGACATCCACGCGTTCGTCGACTACTACGTCGTGCTGGGCCAGCGCGGCCCCACCGCCGTGATGGTCGCGGCCTGGCTGGGCTGGCGCTCCTGGCGGCAGCACACCCTGCGTCCGCTGCTGGCGCTCGGCGTCTCCCTGCTGCTGCTCAACGTCACCGTGGGTGCCGCCAAGATCGGGATGGGCCGGCTGGGCCCGCACTACGCGACCACGATCGGCGCCAACGAGATGTGGCTCGGCGGCGATATATTTCCGAGCGGTCACACCGCGAACGCCGTCGTGACCTGGGGCATCCTGGCCTATCTGGCGTCCACGCCGCGCGCGAGGCGCTGGCTGTCGGCGCTGTCCGCGGTCACCTCGCTGGGCGTCGGGATGTCCACCGTCTACCTCGGGACGCACTGGCTCAGCGATGTGCTGCTGGGCTGGGCGGCGGGGCTGCTGATCCTGCTGGCGCTGCCGTGGTTCGAGCCGCTGATCGCCCGCGCGGAGACCTGGCTGCTCGGCCGCCGCGACCGCCTGCGGGACCGGCTGCGGGACCGCAGGGGCCGCAGGGCGCGGGCCCGGCGCCCGGCCACCACGCCGGTGCTGATCACGCCGGTGCCCGGGCGCGAGGAGCCGCCGGCACGGGAGCCGGTGGCCGCTCCGCGCACCCGCGCGCCGGCGTACCTGGCCCCGGGCCCGCACTCGGTCCGCGCGGACCGGACGCCGGTCACGCCGGCCGGGAGCCGGCGCCCGCCGCACGCCGACCGCGCCCCGCGCAGCACCGCACCGGCCGCCCGCCCCATCTCGGGCGGCTGA